A region from the Deltaproteobacteria bacterium PRO3 genome encodes:
- a CDS encoding ZIP family metal transporter, which translates to MTSFWTNLGLYTGFIAVAIFLGGVIPLFKHWHREKLPVILSLAAGIMLGSAFFHLMPEAYEILGKTVGLYVLAGFLFLYFIEKFITVHICEAFDCEIHHLGIAAFIGLAIHTLTNGVALGSGLMVPGLGLAVFLAITAHKCPEAFTLTSVLLHSGIRRRNILLTQLMVLCMIPLGALLAYGIIRPGNELLVGKAIAFSAGTFLHISLSDLLPEVHKHSHVKHWTFLGLVAGLVLMWFLGNHMPEH; encoded by the coding sequence CTTCATCGCCGTCGCCATCTTCCTGGGCGGGGTGATCCCGCTGTTCAAGCATTGGCACCGGGAAAAGCTGCCGGTGATCCTCAGCCTCGCCGCGGGCATCATGCTCGGCTCGGCCTTTTTCCATCTGATGCCCGAGGCCTATGAGATCCTGGGCAAGACGGTGGGGCTCTACGTCCTGGCCGGCTTCCTCTTTCTCTACTTCATCGAGAAGTTCATCACGGTCCACATCTGCGAGGCCTTCGACTGCGAGATCCACCACCTGGGCATCGCAGCCTTCATCGGGCTGGCGATCCACACCCTGACCAACGGCGTCGCCCTGGGCAGCGGCCTGATGGTGCCGGGCCTGGGGCTGGCGGTCTTCTTGGCGATCACCGCCCACAAGTGCCCCGAGGCCTTCACCCTGACCTCGGTCCTGCTGCACAGCGGGATCCGCCGCCGCAACATCCTGCTGACGCAGCTGATGGTGCTGTGCATGATCCCGCTGGGCGCCCTGCTGGCCTACGGGATCATCCGCCCCGGCAACGAGCTCTTGGTCGGCAAGGCCATCGCCTTCTCGGCGGGGACCTTTTTGCACATCTCGCTCTCCGACCTCCTCCCGGAGGTCCACAAGCACTCCCACGTCAAGCACTGGACCTTCCTCGGCCTGGTCGCGGGGTTGGTTCTCATGTGGTTCTTGGGCAACCACATGCCGGAGCATTGA